From the Francisella frigiditurris genome, one window contains:
- a CDS encoding short chain dehydrogenase, producing the protein MSKKIVLIGASGVIGSATYKKFIDAGYEVIPATYSGGNNSHVIDIEDVDSIKKFFEKIGQFDALVSTTGKVAFKPVVNLSQEDWNFSFRNKLLGQINLVQIGANYIKEGGSFTLTTGILNVEPIALGTVAATVNGAIEAFVKAASLEYKNFRINVVSPTVVKEALESYGPFFVGYEPVEAEKVANAYLKAVAGVANGSVLKVGY; encoded by the coding sequence ATGTCTAAGAAAATAGTTCTTATTGGCGCAAGTGGCGTTATTGGCTCTGCTACATATAAAAAATTTATTGATGCTGGTTATGAAGTAATACCAGCCACATATAGCGGTGGCAATAATTCTCATGTTATTGATATTGAAGATGTAGATTCTATAAAAAAATTCTTTGAAAAGATTGGTCAATTTGATGCTTTAGTATCAACTACTGGTAAAGTTGCTTTCAAGCCTGTTGTTAATCTTTCACAAGAAGATTGGAATTTTAGCTTTAGAAATAAACTACTTGGTCAGATTAATTTAGTCCAAATCGGAGCAAACTATATTAAAGAAGGTGGGTCATTTACGTTAACTACTGGAATTTTAAATGTTGAACCAATTGCTTTAGGGACAGTAGCAGCTACTGTAAATGGAGCGATTGAAGCATTTGTTAAAGCAGCAAGCTTAGAGTATAAAAACTTTCGTATAAATGTTGTTAGCCCAACTGTTGTTAAAGAAGCCTTAGAATCTTATGGTCCTTTCTTTGTTGGTTATGAACCAGTAGAGGCAGAAAAAGTAGCCAATGCTTATTTAAAAGCCGTTGCTGGTGTAGCTAATGGAAGTGTTCTAAAGGTTGGATACTAA